In Nisaea acidiphila, the DNA window CGCAGCGAAACTGTGCCGTATGTTGTCGAATTCGAGTTTCGCCAAAGCTTGCTCACATGCGGAAATCGTCGAAATGACGAAGTCTGAGTTTCGAAAACCAAACATTAACCCACGTATGAAACTATTGCTCTAATGAGCGAAATCGCACAGACCGCATTTCAAAAATGCGGTTTTGTCCGTACCATTGGTTCAACATTCGGCGTCCCTGCCGGAGGAGCAAGAAGCGATGTTTAGCTCGATACTCCGCGCTGTCGGTCTGTCCCCAAAGGAAGACCGCCGTGAATTTGAACGATATGCCGTCACGACGCCGCTTGAAGTCACGGTGGACGGGGTTGCCCATAAATGCATCGTCGAGAACGTGTCCGTCGGCGGCCTCCGGCTGGAACCTCCTGTGGATGCGGCGCCCGGGTCGGAATTGACGATCCTGCACCCGGCCTCCGGGCTTCACCTGAAAGGCAAGCTCATCGGGAACGACGAGAACGGTGCTCGGGTCAGCTTCGATTCGGCGGAGGCCGGCGCGGTCATTTCCGTCTGGGTCCGGATGATGCACGAGCAGGAAAGCACCCCCGCGCACGCCGTCTGACAGGCTTGCGATCCCGGCTGGGCCGGGTATAAGCGCGGCATGCGCATCCTCTTCATATCCCACACGAGACTGGGCGACGCGGTTCTTTCGACCGGATTGCTCGGCGCGCTCATGGACCGGTACCCGGAGGCGCGCTTCACGATTGCCTGCGGCCCGGTGGCGGCGCCGGTCTTTGAGTCCTTTCCCGCACTCGAGCGTCTGGTGGTGATGCGGAAAGGTCCCTGTCTCCGGCATTGGCGAACCTTGCTGGGCGCCTGTTTCACGACATTCTGGGATCTGATCGTCGATCTGAGGGGATCGGCCTCGGGGTGGGTGCTGCCGACCCGGCGCCGGCGTATTTTCTCCGGCGGGTCGGCTGGCGGGCACAGGGTCGAGCAGCTTGCCGGCCTGTTCGAATTCGATCCGGTTCCTGCGCCCCGCGCCTGGTTTTCCGAGGCTGACAAGGCCCGTGCGGACCTGCTCTCGGGCGACGATCCGCGCCCGATCCTTGCCGTCGGGCCGACGGCGAACTGGAGGGCCAAGACCTGGCCGCTCGAACGGTTCGAGGCAACGGTGCGGGAACTGTCCGGCGCGGGCGGCGTGCTGGACGGTGCGCGTCTCGCTGTTCTCGCGGCGCCGCAAGAGCGGGAGGCCGCGCTACCCCTGCTTGCAGCCGTTCCGGAGGGTGACCGCATCGATCTGGCGGGAACGGAACCGCTCGGCGTGCTGACGGCGATGCTCGCACGGTCCGCTCTCTATATCGGCAATGACAGCGGCCTGATGCATCTGGCCGCCGCCACCGGGGCTCCGACACTCGGACTATTCGGACCGAGCCGGGACGAACAGTATCGGCCATGGGGCCGGCGGACCGCCTTCGTCCGGACAGACCGGGACTACGACACGCTTCGCCGGGATCCGGGATTCTGCAAGGATCCGGACGATAGCCTGATGTGGGATCTGCCTGTCGACCGCGTGGTCGGCGCGGCGGCGGGCTTACTCGCCGGAAAGGCCTGACCGGACGGCGGAGACGACGGTCTCCACAGGGATGTCGGCCATTCTGTCGGTTCCGTAGCGCACCTCTCCCGGTGGCAGGATCGGATCGATTCTGGGATCTTCCGCAAGCGGCATGGAGCCACCGAAGAGACCGACCGACTCTGTGCCGGTGGCGGCAGCGATATTGAGCAGACCGGTATCGTTCCCGACGGCAACGTCCGACGCGGCCGCAAAGGCCGCCGCCTCCATGAGCGGCCGGTCGACGACGGTCCGGATCCAGCCGGGCGAGGAGAAACGCGAGCGGATGCGGGCCGCCATGTCGGCTTCCGCTTTGCCGCCGAGCAGGATCAGAGTGCCGCCGGTTTCCCGATGCAGCCGCTCCGCGAGGGCGCCGAAATTCTCGACGCCCCATTGCTTGAAACTCTCGCTCGCTCCGAGGATGAGCGAAACCCATGGCCGCGGCAGGGCGCTGATCTCGGCATGTGCCGCTTCGGCAAACCTGGCCGGGATCTCAAGCCCCGGCGCGCTTTCTATCTTTGGGACGGAGTGATTGATCAGCAGCCGGTTGGCTTTCTCGATCGCGCTCAGCCCTTTGGCCTCGCGCGGTAAGGCGTGCTGGGTGGTGAGAAACGCGTCCTGCCAGCCAATCCCGTATCCGATCCGCTCCGCGATCCCCCCGCGCCACGCTGCGAGGCCGTAACGTGGCGAGCTGTGAAGGATCCAGACCGTGTCGAACTCATAAGGGCGTAGCGCATTGCCGAGATGCCACCCGCCGAGCGCGCCCCGATGACGTTTCTCGTCGAGCCAAAGCACCTCGCGGACAAAGTCGGATTCCTCGAACAACGCGTCCGCTTGCGAGCGCCGTTTCGTCAGCAGGATGATGCTTTTTTCTTTCGTCTGGGCCGCGATGCTTTTCAGATGAGGCAGGTGCCAGATGACGTCGCCGATGCCGGGAAGCGGCTGGATGACGAGGGTTCCGCCAATCGGGTGGGCGTCGGTTCCGGCAGTTTTCGCTTCCACTTTTTCGGCTCCCGCCCGATGTCCCGCGCTGTGCTTGCGGACAGTCCCGGGCTACACCACAATGCGCCGCGTTGTCACAAGCTTTTCCGATCTTTAGATGATCCGTCTTTACCAGACCATGGCAGGGGCGCGCCACGGCGGCGCCGAAGTGTTTTTCGAGCGTCTGGTCTCCGCGATGGCAAAGCCAGTCTGGAGTGGCGCAGTCAGACAACGTGTCGCGATCCGCCGGGACGCGCGGCGCGCAGGGGTTCTCCGGGCGGCGGGCGTCGATTTCGCCCAGCTCGGCTTCGGCGGGGCACTGGACATCCTGACGCCGTGGCGGCTCGGAAGGGATATCAGGGCGTTTCGCCCGGACGTCGTGCTGGCCTGGATGAACCGTGCCGCCACGAAGACGCCGCCGGGCGATTATCTCCGGGTCGGGCGGATCGGCGGCTATTACGACGCAAAGTATTATCGAGGTTTCGATCACCTGATCTGCAATGCGCCGGGCTTGGTCGATCACATGACCGGTCAGGGCTGGCCTGCGGAGCGGATCCACTATCTGCCGAATTTCGTACATGCCGAGGCGGGTGTCCCGCTCGTCCGCGCCGATTACGCGACGCCGGAGGGAGTGCCTTTGCTACTGGCGCTTGGCCGGCTGCACCGTAACAAGGCCTATGACGTGTTGCTCCGGGCTTTGGCGAAGGTGCCCGCCGCGCATCTCTGGATCGCGGGTGCCGGGCCGGAAGAGGCGGCGCTCAAGGGACTGGCCGACGAGCTCGGCGTTGCCACGCGGGTCCGCTTCCTCGGTTGGCGGGACGACACGGCGAACCTGCTCGCAACCGGCGACATCTTGGTCTGCCCGAGCCGCATCGAGGGACTCGGAAATGTGGTGATCGAGGGGTGGGCGCACGGCCTGCCGGTGGTCGCGGCGAAGAGCGAGGGGCCGTTGCACCTCGTTCGCCACAAGGAGACCGGCCTTCTGGCGGAGATCGAGGATGCCGACGGATTTGCCGCCCATCTGAACGCCGTCATCTCCGATGCCGGTCTCGCGAAGGCGCTCGTCGCTGCCGGGCGGGCTGAATACGAGACCCGCTTCAGTGAAGAGATCGTGGTGCGGCACTACCTCGAACTGCTCGGAAGCCTGCGGAAGTAATACCCTGGGTCGCGCCGCCTGCTCAGGTGAACTTGCGGAAGAGTTTCGTCTGGTCGAAGAGCTGCTCCAGCACCTTCATGCGATCGCGTGTCTCCTCCCAGCGTTCCGTCTGCACCGCCGCGATCAGCGCTTCGATGATGAAGAGAATGACGGCGGAACTGTCCCAGGCTGAAGGGACCTCGATCCGGGCGCGGAAGCTATGGCTCGCATGCTTGGCGGCGGGCGAGCCCCATTGGTCGGTGAAGAGCACCAGCTCCGCGCCGCGCTCCTGCGCCATTTCGGCGAGGCGCTGGGTGTCGTGCTCGTAGCGGCGGATATCGAAGGCGACCAATACGTCGCCTTGCTTCATGTTCAGCACATAGTGCGGCCATGTGTTCGAGTTCGGTGTCAGCAAAGTCACGCCGTCGCGGATCACCTGCATGTGGGTGAAGAAGTAGTCCGCCATGGAGCGGCTGATCCGGCCGCCGGCCACATAGATATTGCGTTCTGGATCGGTCAAAAGGCCGACCACGGCATTGAAATCCTCAAGATCGAGCTGCTGCAGCGTCTGCCTGAGATTGTCCGTCACCGCGTCGGCAAAGCGGTTCAGGATATGGGTGTCGGGCGCGTTCGCGGCCCAGCTGTCATGCTTGGTGATCGGATTGGAGAGGGTGGCTTCCAGCTCCGCGCGCAGGGCGGCCTGCATTTCGGGGAAGCCGCCATATCCGAGCTTGCGGGCCATGCGGGCCGCGGTCGGCGTCGAGACCTCCGCAGTCTCCGCGAGCGCTGTGATCGTGCCGAGTCCGGAGACCGGATAGTTCTCAAGAATCACGTTTGTGAGCTGGCGTTCGGCGCGGGTCAGTTCCTCGAACCGCTGCCGTATCCGCTCCGCCACCGTTCCTGTCGGCATTTCCGCCAATATTTCCTCCCCGGCGCCGGTGCGACGCCCCGTTCTGAAAATAATGCGACAATCTCAGATTTATAGAAGAGGAATTTTCAGAAATGCCCTTGACTGCCTGATCAAAGTTGAAAAGATGAGGACAATCACAGGGGAGAAGGTGAGTGGCATCATCGGCGCAGCCGATCGCGGAAGGGGCCGCGTGGGGCAATCCGGTCAGCGTAACGAACGAGAGCGGCAAGGGGGCCGCGGTCGTCGTCTGCGAGCACGCCTCCAATCAGATTCCGCCGCATCTGGACGGACTCGGTCTCGACGAGGCGGCGCGCCAGAGCCATGTCGCCTGGGATCCGGGCGCGCTTCCGGTAGCTTCGATCATGGCCGCGACGTTGGACGCTCCGCTGGTCTCCTCCACGGTTTCCCGTCTGGTGTATGACTGCAATCGCCCGCCGGAAGCGGAAAGCGCGATGCCGTCGGTGAGCGAGATCTACCAGATTCCGGGAAATGCCGGTTTGAGCGCAGCGGACCGCGCCGAGCGCGTCGACATGGTCTATACGCCGTTCCGGGAGACCCTGAAGGGCGTGATCGGCCGGCGGCTGGCATCGGGCAAGCCGACCGCGATCGTCACGGTCCACTCATTCACCCCGACCTATAAAGGTGTCGAGCGTCCGTTCGATATCGGGATCCTGCATGATACCGACAGCCGCCTCGCCGATGCGATGCTGGCGCAGGCAGACGCGTTCGAGGGCCTGAACGTCCGGCGCAACGAGCCTTACGGCCCGGTCGACGGGGTGACCCATACGCTTAAGCTGCATGCTCTGCCGCACGGGTTGCTCAATGTCATGATCGAAATTCGCAACGACATCATCCGCGAGGCGGCGCAGCAGCGTGCGATGGCGGATATCTTGTCTGGCGCGGTCGCGCGTGCACTGGAGCTTTGCGCGGCTGCGGGCGACAGCAGCAATCCGGACAAGGTTTAGGGAGCCGAAGATGCCGAAAGCGATACGGCTCTATGTCGCCTATGTGGAGAAGATGAACCGGTTTATCGGCCGGTTCGCGATGTATCTGATCTTCGCCATGCTGGGCGTTCTGCTCTATTCATCTTTTTCCAAGGCGGTGTTCCTGCCGTCGCTATGGACGCTCGAGACGGCCCAGTTTCTGATGGTCGCCTATTACCTCCTCGGCGGCGGCTACTCCATGCAGCTCGGCGATCATGTCCGCATGGATCTGCTTTACACGACCTGGAAGCCGCGCACCCGCTCGCTGGTCGACTCGATCACGGTGCTGTTCCTGATCTTCTATCTCTGCCTGCTGCTCTATGGCGGCTATTCCTCGACCGCCTATGCGATCGAATACGGTGAGAAGAGCTACTCCGCCTGGGCGCCCTACATGTGGCCGGTCAAGGTCGTCATGACCTTCGGCGTCCTGCTGATGCTGCTACAGGCGCTCGCGACGCTGTTCAAGGATATCGCCGCCGTGCGCGGGGAGGAGATCTGATGAGTTACGAACTTATCGCCCTCCTCATGTTCTCCTCGATGATGCTGCTGCTCCTGACGGGGCAGCGGGTTTTCGGGGCGATCGGTTTCGTCGCTTCCGCGGCCGCCCTGCTCATGTGGGGCGACGGCGGCTCGGAAATGGCCTTCAGCGCGGCCATGAAGCTGATGAAATGGTACCCGCTGCTGACCCTGCCGCTCTTCGTCTATATGGGCTACATGCTGTCGGAATCGAAGATCGCCGACGACCTCTATCGCATGTTCCATGTCTGGATGGGGCCATTGAACGGCGGGCTCGCGATCGGCACCATCCTGCTGATGGTT includes these proteins:
- a CDS encoding glycosyltransferase, producing the protein MIRLYQTMAGARHGGAEVFFERLVSAMAKPVWSGAVRQRVAIRRDARRAGVLRAAGVDFAQLGFGGALDILTPWRLGRDIRAFRPDVVLAWMNRAATKTPPGDYLRVGRIGGYYDAKYYRGFDHLICNAPGLVDHMTGQGWPAERIHYLPNFVHAEAGVPLVRADYATPEGVPLLLALGRLHRNKAYDVLLRALAKVPAAHLWIAGAGPEEAALKGLADELGVATRVRFLGWRDDTANLLATGDILVCPSRIEGLGNVVIEGWAHGLPVVAAKSEGPLHLVRHKETGLLAEIEDADGFAAHLNAVISDAGLAKALVAAGRAEYETRFSEEIVVRHYLELLGSLRK
- a CDS encoding glycosyltransferase family 9 protein gives rise to the protein MEAKTAGTDAHPIGGTLVIQPLPGIGDVIWHLPHLKSIAAQTKEKSIILLTKRRSQADALFEESDFVREVLWLDEKRHRGALGGWHLGNALRPYEFDTVWILHSSPRYGLAAWRGGIAERIGYGIGWQDAFLTTQHALPREAKGLSAIEKANRLLINHSVPKIESAPGLEIPARFAEAAHAEISALPRPWVSLILGASESFKQWGVENFGALAERLHRETGGTLILLGGKAEADMAARIRSRFSSPGWIRTVVDRPLMEAAAFAAASDVAVGNDTGLLNIAAATGTESVGLFGGSMPLAEDPRIDPILPPGEVRYGTDRMADIPVETVVSAVRSGLSGE
- a CDS encoding N-formylglutamate amidohydrolase, giving the protein MASSAQPIAEGAAWGNPVSVTNESGKGAAVVVCEHASNQIPPHLDGLGLDEAARQSHVAWDPGALPVASIMAATLDAPLVSSTVSRLVYDCNRPPEAESAMPSVSEIYQIPGNAGLSAADRAERVDMVYTPFRETLKGVIGRRLASGKPTAIVTVHSFTPTYKGVERPFDIGILHDTDSRLADAMLAQADAFEGLNVRRNEPYGPVDGVTHTLKLHALPHGLLNVMIEIRNDIIREAAQQRAMADILSGAVARALELCAAAGDSSNPDKV
- a CDS encoding glycosyltransferase family 9 protein gives rise to the protein MRILFISHTRLGDAVLSTGLLGALMDRYPEARFTIACGPVAAPVFESFPALERLVVMRKGPCLRHWRTLLGACFTTFWDLIVDLRGSASGWVLPTRRRRIFSGGSAGGHRVEQLAGLFEFDPVPAPRAWFSEADKARADLLSGDDPRPILAVGPTANWRAKTWPLERFEATVRELSGAGGVLDGARLAVLAAPQEREAALPLLAAVPEGDRIDLAGTEPLGVLTAMLARSALYIGNDSGLMHLAAATGAPTLGLFGPSRDEQYRPWGRRTAFVRTDRDYDTLRRDPGFCKDPDDSLMWDLPVDRVVGAAAGLLAGKA
- a CDS encoding TRAP transporter small permease subunit, whose translation is MPKAIRLYVAYVEKMNRFIGRFAMYLIFAMLGVLLYSSFSKAVFLPSLWTLETAQFLMVAYYLLGGGYSMQLGDHVRMDLLYTTWKPRTRSLVDSITVLFLIFYLCLLLYGGYSSTAYAIEYGEKSYSAWAPYMWPVKVVMTFGVLLMLLQALATLFKDIAAVRGEEI
- a CDS encoding MurR/RpiR family transcriptional regulator; its protein translation is MPTGTVAERIRQRFEELTRAERQLTNVILENYPVSGLGTITALAETAEVSTPTAARMARKLGYGGFPEMQAALRAELEATLSNPITKHDSWAANAPDTHILNRFADAVTDNLRQTLQQLDLEDFNAVVGLLTDPERNIYVAGGRISRSMADYFFTHMQVIRDGVTLLTPNSNTWPHYVLNMKQGDVLVAFDIRRYEHDTQRLAEMAQERGAELVLFTDQWGSPAAKHASHSFRARIEVPSAWDSSAVILFIIEALIAAVQTERWEETRDRMKVLEQLFDQTKLFRKFT
- a CDS encoding PilZ domain-containing protein, with the translated sequence MFSSILRAVGLSPKEDRREFERYAVTTPLEVTVDGVAHKCIVENVSVGGLRLEPPVDAAPGSELTILHPASGLHLKGKLIGNDENGARVSFDSAEAGAVISVWVRMMHEQESTPAHAV